A genomic region of Leptidea sinapis chromosome 46, ilLepSina1.1, whole genome shotgun sequence contains the following coding sequences:
- the LOC126977850 gene encoding TM2 domain-containing protein almondex: MLRCRPLRISIRDSLVLLLLIIFNTIHVTDMANNEMDLTSKQIKSKDDSNGKIVNFSSSDDYLKSCPVVEKENEMMNCTDLNYPCINCDRSIDCVYGAVYNYTCYVKPKVVCNGIKNFNRSSICRFCYQTDKWEHQCEQKANCNSLASPIKYYLTNCTVSDHIICLGKRRFLKKIKCSWTAGTRWGTALILALTLGGFGADRFYLGHWQEGIGKLFSFGGLGVWTLVDALLIGIHHIGPADGSLYI, encoded by the exons ATGCTTAGGTGTCGGCCTCTAAGAATTTCTATTCGAGATAGTTTAGTTTTGTTgcttcttattatatttaatactatccATGTCACAGATATgg CTAATAATGAAATGGATTTAACgagtaaacaaataaaatctaAGGATGATAGCAATGgcaaaatagtaaattttagtAGTTCTGATGATTATCTGAAAAGCTGTCCAGTAGTggaaaaagaaaatgaaatgatGAATTGCACTGATCTCAATTACCCCTGCATAAATTGTGACAGATCCATTGATTGTGTGTATGGGGCAGTATACAATTATACATGCTATGTCAAACCAAAGGTTGTATGTAAT ggaatcaaaaattttaacagGAGCTCAATCTGCAGATTTTGCTATCAGACTGATAAATGGGAACATCAATGTGAACAAAAAGCTAACTGTAATTCACTGGCGTcaccaataaaatattattt AACAAATTGCACAGTGTCTGATCATATCATTTGTTTAGGAAAGagaagatttttgaaaaaaataaagtgtTCATGGACAGCTGGTACAAGATGGGGAACTGCTCTGATTTTAGCATTAACACTTGGGGGATTTGGGGCTGATCGTTTCTATTTGGGCCATTGGCAAGAGGGAATCGGAAAACTATTTAGTTTTGGTGGTCTGGGTGTATGGACACTAGTAGATGCATTATTGATTGGCATACACCATATTGGTCCTGCAGATGGTTCTTTGTATATATAA
- the LOC126977834 gene encoding X-ray repair cross-complementing protein 5, protein MDFDDDLYVLPEWRGIPATIVLINIMEDIKTKVIAYTATGRLIRQYMRNGNTHLLGVFFYGLDNTDSSDNVATIQGLLEVIPLSLPNLEDYKKFKSLNLTSYQESKELKLSDVLWHCSKVFANCKKQLLSRKIIMLTQLHKSPMMTDQIPTLKRVKDLVDSNIEICIVNISEEEYKIDPFYINFIKESMKGEDVIIPKPVFDSCDIENQLYRESHRHMAVANLNFEIGDGFSIGVGVYTLLKKSGHTYHKKADLDRVTNAIVSSVTKTVKVTADDDYEDSGSSKQLPLLKSELLFYQEYGGERVEFTEKEMKCMKNSFGPPMLKLLGFKPAVIICKEKWFLKMGYFLFPNEKIVEGSTVAFKALHKACSDMNMVAICVLCPRVNARPAIVGLHPCKNPLELSVEIGFDVIHLPFVENVRGLNIQDETESVQTAHKVVMKDLLNCLQFNYKPDMFENPKLQAEYRAIEAIALEDEDIEPFNDTTKPNLERFQDIKEDLFEELFGPFGALCIKRISANNTGSSSSIIKRAKVDSIDNDLLKLRVEGKLVHAYTVAQLKQILHQKPINGLPALTGLKKNDLIELVYKYFG, encoded by the coding sequence atggattttgatgatGATTTGTATGTATTACCTGAATGGCGGGGGATACCGGCtactattgttttaattaacattatggaggatattaaaacaaaagtaattgcTTACACGGCGACGGGCCGGTTAATAAGACAATATATGCGTAATGGAAATACACATTTGCTTGGTGTTTTCTTTTATGGCTTAGACAATACCGATTCCTCCGATAATGTTGCAACTATACAAGGACTTTTAGAAGTTATACCTTTGTCATTACCAAATCTTGAAGActataaaaagtttaaaagtCTAAATTTAACATCGTATCAAGAGAGTAAGGAACTGAAATTATCTGATGTGTTATGGCATTGTAGTAAAGTATTCGCGAACTGCAAAAAACAACTTTTATCCCGCaaaataataatgcttacacaactCCATAAATCTCCAATGATGACTGATCAAATACCAACTTTGAAAAGGGTAAAAGATTTAGTTGATTCCAATATTGAAATATGCATTGTCAATATCTCTGAAGAAGAATATAAAATTGATCCTTTTTACATAAACTTTATCAAAGAATCTATGAAAGGTGAGGATGTTATTATTCCAAAACCTGTTTTTGACTCATGTGACATTGAAAACCAGCTTTATAGAGAATCCCATCGCCATATGGCTGTTGCAAATTTGAACTTTGAAATTGGAGATGGATTTTCTATTGGAGTGGGggtttatacattattaaaaaaatctggtCATACTTACCATAAAAAAGCTGATTTAGACCGAGTTACTAATGCTATAGTATCTAGTGTGACAAAAACTGTTAAAGTAACTGCTGATGATGACTATGAAGACTCTGGATCATCAAAACAATTACCATTACTTAAATCAGAGCTTTTATTTTATCAAGAATATGGAGGAGAAAGGGTCGAATTTACTGAGAAAGaaatgaaatgtatgaaaaATTCATTTGGCCCACCAATGTTAAAATTACTTGGCTTTAAGCCAGCAGTAATAATTTGTAAAGAGAAGTGGTTCTTAAAAATGGGATATTTTTTGTTTCCTAATGAAAAAATTGTTGAGGGTTCAACTGTAGCATTCAAAGCATTACATAAGGCTTGTTCGGACATGAATATGGTAGCTATATGTGTGTTATGTCCCAGAGTTAATGCTAGACCTGCTATTGTAGGTCTTCACCCCTGTAAAAACCCCCTGGAATTATCTGTTGAAATTGGATTTGATGTGATTCACTTACCATTTGTTGAAAATGTAAGAGGTTTAAATATTCAAGATGAAACTGAATCTGTACAAACAGCACATAAGGTTGTTATGAAGGACTTGTTGAACTGtcttcaatttaattataaaccaGATATGTTTGAAAATCCCAAGCTTCAAGCGGAATATAGGGCAATAGAAGCTATTGCTCTAGAAGATGAGGATATTGAACCTTTTAATGATACAACAAAACCAAATTTAGAAAGGTTTCAAGATATTAAAGAAGATTTATTTGAAGAATTATTTGGGCCATTTGGTGCTCTATGTATTAAAAGGATTTCAGCTAACAATACTggaagtagtagtagtattattaaaagaGCTAAAGTAGATAGTAttgacaatgatttattaaagttAAGAGTTGAGGGTAAGCTTGTGCATGCATATACAGTTGcccaattaaaacaaattttacaccAGAAGCCAATCAATGGCTTACCAGCTCTTACTGGATTAAAAAAGAATGATCTTATTGAATTAGTTTATAAGTACTTTGGGTGA